From a single Candidatus Schekmanbacteria bacterium genomic region:
- a CDS encoding glycosyltransferase family 4 protein has translation MVAHKNNKKPVVLFWEALPNVAGGQRVCLDVIRALRGRCEMVAIVPSKGEFSDAAEREGVKCVEIPFKSYSLVKKNVSDVLSFFTDTPSVVSKAVDIIKGMGVTAIYASSTRVFSWAAIAGRKASVPVIWHLHNILGDFKTKALVKILSNMKSVNLILSDSKSAALQYGKMAERVTVIYNGVDLTRFYPDKRKRVAFRDLCRIPQDAVVAGTVSDLIPHKGQITFIESMGKLCRDNPKLFGVIVGRARSGFEWYDEKLKSEIAKLGLDGRIVFTGYRKDVENVLNGMDILVVPSYSSESFPLIILEAFACGTVVVASAFSGMMEVINDGVSGFLFKTASSNELASKLALLAGDPQLLQKMGQYVEEEAKNLYDMEIFNASVRKSFAPFIQPAE, from the coding sequence ATGGTAGCTCATAAAAATAACAAAAAACCAGTAGTCCTTTTCTGGGAAGCACTTCCAAATGTTGCCGGAGGACAGAGGGTCTGCCTTGATGTCATCAGAGCACTTCGGGGAAGATGTGAGATGGTAGCGATCGTGCCTTCAAAAGGTGAATTTTCAGATGCTGCGGAAAGAGAAGGGGTTAAGTGTGTAGAGATCCCTTTTAAATCATATTCGCTCGTTAAGAAAAACGTTTCAGATGTTTTGTCATTCTTTACAGATACTCCGTCTGTTGTAAGCAAGGCGGTAGATATAATTAAGGGAATGGGTGTTACAGCAATATATGCAAGCAGTACAAGGGTGTTTTCGTGGGCTGCAATTGCCGGAAGAAAGGCTTCTGTCCCTGTTATATGGCATCTTCATAATATCCTTGGTGATTTTAAAACAAAGGCACTTGTAAAGATTTTATCCAATATGAAAAGCGTAAATCTTATACTTTCAGATTCAAAGTCAGCCGCCTTGCAGTATGGGAAAATGGCTGAAAGAGTTACCGTAATATACAATGGAGTTGACCTTACAAGGTTTTATCCTGATAAGAGAAAGCGCGTTGCTTTCAGAGACCTCTGCAGGATACCTCAAGATGCTGTTGTTGCCGGTACGGTCAGCGACCTTATCCCTCACAAAGGGCAAATAACATTTATAGAGTCAATGGGTAAACTTTGCAGGGACAATCCAAAACTTTTCGGAGTAATAGTTGGAAGGGCAAGGAGCGGATTTGAATGGTATGATGAAAAGCTCAAATCTGAGATTGCAAAATTAGGGCTCGATGGAAGGATTGTATTTACAGGTTACAGAAAAGATGTTGAGAATGTCCTTAACGGAATGGACATTCTTGTTGTCCCCTCATATTCTTCGGAGTCCTTCCCTCTGATAATCCTTGAAGCTTTTGCCTGCGGTACAGTTGTCGTGGCTTCAGCTTTCAGCGGAATGATGGAAGTAATCAATGACGGCGTAAGCGGTTTTTTATTTAAAACAGCCAGCAGCAATGAACTTGCTTCCAAGCTAGCGCTTCTTGCCGGTGACCCGCAATTGCTCCAAAAAATGGGACAATATGTAGAAGAAGAAGCAAAAAATCTTTACGATATGGAAATATTTAATGCGTCTGTAAGAAAAAGTTTTGCTCCTTTTATACAACCTGCTGAGTAA
- the hpt gene encoding hypoxanthine phosphoribosyltransferase — protein MQSDIEKIIITEEEIKERLKELVSEVMEYYVDKPLVIIAILKGSVIFLADFIRLMPIKMSFDFITLSSYGNSSVSTGKVKLDKDIRIDIKNKYVLLIDDIYDSGLTFDFAKEYLARMKPAEIRTCAFIVKRKKRQCDVSIDYSGFEIEDRYVVGYGLDYMDLYRNLPYVAVIDPRIISDNSP, from the coding sequence ATGCAGAGTGACATTGAGAAAATAATAATTACAGAAGAAGAGATTAAGGAAAGGCTAAAAGAACTGGTATCTGAAGTTATGGAATACTATGTTGACAAGCCCCTTGTAATAATCGCCATACTTAAAGGGAGCGTTATATTCCTTGCTGATTTTATACGGCTTATGCCTATAAAGATGTCATTCGATTTCATCACTCTTTCTAGTTATGGCAATTCATCGGTTTCCACGGGCAAAGTTAAGCTTGATAAGGACATCAGGATTGACATAAAGAATAAGTATGTGCTTCTCATTGATGACATCTATGATTCCGGGCTAACATTTGACTTTGCCAAAGAATATCTTGCCCGTATGAAACCAGCAGAAATAAGAACATGCGCTTTTATCGTTAAAAGAAAGAAACGTCAATGCGATGTCAGCATAGACTATTCAGGGTTCGAGATAGAAGACAGATATGTTGTAGGATACGGACTTGATTATATGGATCTATACCGGAATCTTCCTTATGTGGCAGTGATAGACCCCAGGATTATTTCAGATAATTCTCCATAG
- a CDS encoding PAS domain S-box protein: MRADTKKIFIIVAGVLLLEVFAFYMAYSIYNTNKKEHLNDFKTRQLIIARQVKARVEDFFNDLSGDLHTLSMAPPIVSGDTAKINRVTNNFFNSMKDRVTSLRYINEKGILVRILPETKENNALLGKDYSSKEYFQKCLATGDKYISNSLTHENGKKEIHVSVPVFAIEEKGQIFKGIVTADVDLDWLTQNFLASVRPEKEGYIWMMDENGTLLSQIRHPEMVFNNIFTKDKRCYECHETLEPLKKILMGDGGIYRYEVKGSNENYIVSMPTNVASKKWVIAINTPVTQLDNANQKNFEQTLVLMFFIAATILLGSILILRINRERIVAENREKYTADILATKQVLEKLIENSADGILIVDEKGIMKDVNEAACNIIGYDKNELIGMHTAFLSSPDPEARQKRLDSLNELFTTGRLRSYENMWKRKNGEIFPCDSTNSLFKDENGDYKGGIVIFRDITEKKKLEQALIDAQRLSAVGQIGITVKHEINNPLGGIIGYCELMLKHPENYAEDNLRRLKDMLKMAFRIRDVIKKVEGIRDVETTDYIDGIKMIDIRKATDSAKPEEKK; the protein is encoded by the coding sequence ATGAGAGCTGACACAAAGAAAATTTTCATTATAGTAGCTGGCGTCCTCTTATTAGAAGTCTTCGCCTTTTACATGGCATACTCTATTTACAATACAAACAAAAAAGAACACCTAAATGATTTTAAGACGAGGCAGCTAATCATTGCACGTCAGGTAAAAGCGCGTGTTGAAGATTTTTTCAACGACCTTTCAGGCGACCTTCACACACTTTCAATGGCTCCTCCTATTGTTAGCGGCGACACTGCGAAAATAAACAGAGTGACGAACAATTTTTTTAACTCTATGAAGGACAGGGTAACCTCTTTACGTTATATCAATGAAAAAGGGATATTAGTCAGGATCTTGCCTGAGACAAAAGAGAATAACGCCCTTCTCGGCAAAGATTATAGTTCTAAAGAATATTTCCAAAAATGCCTTGCAACCGGTGATAAATATATTTCAAATTCACTTACCCATGAAAATGGGAAAAAAGAAATACATGTGTCTGTCCCTGTATTTGCCATTGAAGAGAAGGGGCAAATTTTCAAAGGTATTGTCACTGCTGACGTTGATTTGGATTGGCTGACACAAAACTTCCTTGCTTCTGTAAGACCAGAGAAAGAGGGATATATATGGATGATGGACGAAAATGGGACTCTTTTAAGCCAGATCAGGCACCCGGAGATGGTGTTCAACAACATATTCACAAAAGATAAAAGATGCTATGAATGTCATGAAACACTGGAACCATTAAAAAAGATATTAATGGGGGATGGCGGCATATATAGATATGAAGTTAAAGGTTCAAATGAAAACTATATTGTTTCCATGCCCACTAACGTTGCTTCAAAAAAATGGGTTATTGCAATAAACACTCCTGTAACCCAGCTTGATAATGCTAATCAGAAGAACTTTGAGCAGACATTGGTGCTTATGTTTTTTATTGCCGCGACAATTCTTTTAGGTTCAATTCTTATACTTCGTATCAACAGGGAAAGGATTGTTGCAGAAAACAGGGAGAAATACACTGCAGATATACTTGCAACAAAGCAGGTTCTTGAAAAGCTAATAGAAAACTCAGCTGACGGAATATTGATTGTAGATGAAAAAGGAATTATGAAAGATGTAAATGAAGCAGCATGCAATATTATCGGATACGATAAAAATGAGCTAATAGGGATGCATACTGCATTTCTGTCTTCACCTGACCCGGAAGCACGCCAGAAAAGACTTGACTCCCTGAACGAACTTTTTACTACAGGCAGACTTAGATCATATGAAAACATGTGGAAAAGAAAAAATGGAGAGATATTCCCCTGTGACTCAACAAACAGCCTTTTCAAGGATGAGAATGGTGATTACAAAGGCGGAATTGTAATCTTCAGAGACATCACTGAGAAGAAAAAGCTTGAACAGGCCCTTATAGATGCACAGCGACTTTCCGCAGTGGGGCAGATAGGTATAACAGTAAAACATGAAATAAATAATCCCTTAGGCGGGATAATTGGCTATTGCGAATTAATGTTAAAGCACCCTGAAAATTACGCTGAAGATAATCTGCGAAGGCTCAAAGATATGCTCAAAATGGCATTCCGCATTCGAGATGTAATAAAGAAGGTCGAGGGGATCCGTGATGTCGAAACCACTGATTATATCGATGGAATAAAGATGATCGACATCCGCAAAGCAACAGACTCTGCCAAGCCCGAAGAGAAGAAATAG
- a CDS encoding RluA family pseudouridine synthase, which yields MITNKILTVGKTDSGERLDKFIAILFPHISRRTVQETITKGFILVNGKAGKKGIMLSEGDNIEIKEMPEPSDMFPSANPSILIDIVYEDKNLIIVNKPAGMPSHPLAPLENNTVVNFILNLCPEASGFGYSPLEPAILHRLDINTSGLLMAAKNEETFARMRAMMKDRLIIKTYLALVLGKPEENGVITSSIRHHEKDKRKMKACLSSKDEEGGKIYEAETTYKVAKSFNGYSLLEVTIKSAVMHQIRCHLASINHPISGDSLYQSHRQKKADTLAPSRHLLHAWKICIPKRNEISALEVTAPVPEDFEDYMARLIETK from the coding sequence ATGATAACTAATAAAATACTCACTGTCGGAAAAACAGATTCAGGGGAACGTCTTGATAAATTCATAGCCATCCTGTTCCCTCATATTTCGCGAAGGACTGTTCAGGAAACCATTACCAAAGGGTTTATACTTGTAAACGGAAAAGCCGGCAAGAAAGGCATAATGCTAAGTGAGGGAGATAATATTGAGATAAAAGAAATGCCTGAGCCATCTGACATGTTCCCCTCAGCAAATCCTTCCATTTTAATCGATATCGTATATGAGGATAAAAATCTCATAATCGTAAACAAGCCTGCCGGAATGCCCTCACATCCTCTGGCTCCCCTTGAAAATAACACGGTTGTAAACTTTATACTTAACCTATGCCCCGAGGCGTCAGGCTTTGGCTATTCGCCCCTTGAGCCTGCAATCCTCCATCGTCTCGACATCAATACATCAGGGCTTTTGATGGCAGCAAAGAATGAAGAAACATTTGCAAGGATGAGAGCAATGATGAAAGACAGGTTAATCATAAAGACCTATCTTGCACTAGTCCTCGGCAAACCTGAAGAAAATGGAGTCATAACTTCTTCCATCAGACACCATGAGAAAGATAAAAGAAAAATGAAAGCCTGTCTTTCATCAAAAGATGAAGAGGGAGGAAAAATCTATGAGGCTGAGACAACTTACAAGGTCGCAAAATCATTCAACGGCTATTCGCTTCTTGAAGTCACTATCAAGTCCGCTGTAATGCACCAGATAAGATGCCATCTTGCATCAATCAATCATCCCATATCTGGAGACAGTCTTTATCAATCGCACCGCCAAAAGAAGGCAGACACACTGGCACCTTCGCGCCACCTCCTTCATGCATGGAAGATATGTATTCCCAAAAGAAATGAAATATCAGCATTAGAGGTCACTGCACCGGTACCTGAGGATTTTGAAGATTACATGGCAAGACTTATAGAAACAAAATAA
- a CDS encoding SDR family NAD(P)-dependent oxidoreductase has protein sequence MKTVVVTGSTKGIGLGLAKEFLKRECSVTLSGRNKEKLEDEVKKLSKEFGQDRVLGQSCDVTDINEVRTLWNSAKQKFGKIDIWINNAGRDTNSKVLWELDPAEIAPTVNTNITGLIYGTMVALKGMLEQGSGQIYSMEGFGSSDMMRPGLTVYGTTKRAVRYFTESMIEETNDKPVQIGTLSPGMVITDFLLNNLKKMPEEKRAEVKLIYNMLADKVETVTEFLASEVLKNDKTGAKIEWLTSEKAMERMNSDEYINRDLLSEFGV, from the coding sequence ATGAAAACAGTTGTTGTGACAGGGAGTACAAAAGGGATTGGATTAGGATTGGCAAAAGAGTTCTTGAAAAGAGAATGTTCGGTCACTTTGAGCGGCAGAAACAAAGAGAAGCTGGAAGATGAGGTAAAGAAATTAAGCAAGGAGTTTGGACAGGACAGAGTTTTAGGGCAGAGCTGTGATGTGACAGATATTAATGAGGTACGCACGCTTTGGAATTCTGCAAAGCAGAAATTCGGGAAGATTGATATCTGGATCAACAATGCAGGCAGAGATACAAATTCAAAGGTTCTATGGGAACTGGATCCGGCAGAAATCGCCCCGACTGTAAACACGAACATAACCGGACTTATTTATGGGACTATGGTGGCATTAAAAGGTATGCTTGAGCAGGGGTCTGGCCAGATATACAGCATGGAGGGTTTTGGCAGCAGCGACATGATGCGTCCGGGTTTGACTGTGTATGGGACAACCAAAAGAGCTGTCCGATATTTTACTGAATCAATGATTGAAGAAACAAATGATAAGCCGGTTCAGATCGGGACTCTTAGCCCTGGCATGGTAATCACGGACTTTCTCCTTAATAATCTGAAAAAGATGCCTGAAGAAAAGCGGGCAGAGGTAAAACTTATCTATAATATGCTTGCTGACAAAGTAGAAACAGTTACAGAGTTCTTAGCCAGCGAAGTCCTTAAAAATGATAAGACCGGTGCAAAGATTGAATGGCTTACAAGTGAAAAAGCAATGGAACGGATGAATTCGGATGAATATATAAACAGGGATTTATTAAGCGAATTTGGAGTCTGA
- a CDS encoding alcohol dehydrogenase catalytic domain-containing protein, producing the protein MRGLYFDKNLSFRSDLPLPVAEKGTSLVKIIKAGICNTDIEITKGYLGFDGVPGHEFVGIVEESSNRKLQGKRVVGEINIPCGKCTYCRKELGNHCSKRQVLGIANKWGCFAEYITLPDENLHLITNISDEEAVFVEPLAACLEVLRQTVIKPNARVGIIGDGKLGLLMAQVMLLKTKSVILVGKHKVKLNVASKLGISTIDIAQAKPLQSLKDKKLDVLIDCAGNTSGLEMAIELVKPRGVIVLKSTVASSYNINLAPLVVNEVTVVGSRCGPFEDAIKILAGKKVKISHLISQVFPLSQGVKAIEAAKEKNVIKVLIDVAK; encoded by the coding sequence ATGCGTGGACTATATTTTGACAAGAACCTGAGTTTTAGAAGCGACCTGCCGCTGCCTGTAGCAGAGAAGGGTACGTCCCTTGTAAAGATTATCAAGGCCGGAATCTGCAATACTGACATCGAGATAACAAAGGGATATTTGGGATTCGATGGAGTTCCCGGGCATGAGTTTGTAGGGATTGTAGAGGAGTCTTCAAACAGGAAGTTACAGGGCAAAAGGGTTGTGGGCGAAATAAACATTCCCTGCGGGAAATGCACATACTGCAGAAAAGAACTGGGCAATCACTGTTCTAAAAGGCAGGTCCTTGGAATAGCTAATAAATGGGGATGCTTCGCTGAGTATATTACGCTTCCAGATGAAAACCTTCACCTGATCACGAACATAAGCGATGAAGAGGCTGTTTTCGTCGAGCCTCTTGCAGCATGTCTCGAAGTGCTACGGCAGACAGTAATAAAACCAAATGCAAGAGTCGGGATAATAGGCGACGGCAAACTTGGTTTGTTGATGGCTCAGGTCATGTTGTTGAAGACCAAGAGCGTAATACTTGTAGGCAAACATAAGGTAAAACTCAATGTAGCTTCAAAGCTTGGAATAAGCACGATTGATATAGCTCAGGCTAAACCATTGCAATCTCTGAAAGATAAAAAACTGGATGTATTGATTGACTGTGCGGGAAACACATCAGGCCTTGAAATGGCTATTGAGCTTGTAAAACCTCGTGGAGTAATAGTTTTAAAAAGCACGGTTGCCAGCTCGTACAATATCAACCTTGCACCTCTGGTGGTTAACGAAGTTACGGTTGTTGGTTCAAGGTGCGGCCCCTTCGAAGACGCAATCAAGATACTTGCCGGGAAAAAAGTAAAAATATCTCATCTCATCTCGCAAGTATTCCCGCTTTCTCAGGGTGTAAAGGCCATTGAGGCTGCAAAAGAAAAGAATGTAATAAAGGTACTCATTGATGTAGCAAAGTGA
- a CDS encoding flavodoxin family protein, whose protein sequence is MAELPLSSKAEELLQKMLLAWPAIIRGRWREKLMIIANLHAAANGEKEISADTLLNILNVWPFSEHSWVIKGTLLHLGLITREEMFRGREAVLKPTIRFWSTDESSKIKIAPSGKTKVAAILGSPRKGGNTDIIIDELLKGAESAGAEVEKVHLNKLNIRYCTGCDKCRDNNFKGFCSLKDDMTPVLYKQFLECDVLIVGFPIYTGRESAVLANYHDRLYGLGSFPWVFEGKKRRGALVVTWGAPNARAFERIIDHHVSLMSWYGVTVEEAVYGSGCTEKGVIAQDKEGLQKTFETGKRLVMV, encoded by the coding sequence ATGGCAGAGTTACCGCTTTCGTCTAAAGCAGAAGAACTGCTACAAAAGATGCTTCTTGCCTGGCCGGCAATCATAAGGGGAAGGTGGCGCGAAAAGCTTATGATCATTGCAAATCTCCATGCAGCAGCCAATGGGGAAAAGGAAATAAGCGCTGATACCCTGCTTAATATTCTCAATGTCTGGCCCTTTTCAGAACATAGCTGGGTAATTAAAGGCACGCTTCTTCATTTAGGTCTGATAACCAGAGAAGAAATGTTTAGAGGCAGGGAAGCTGTTCTAAAACCTACTATAAGGTTTTGGAGCACTGATGAAAGTAGCAAAATCAAGATAGCCCCTTCCGGAAAGACAAAGGTTGCTGCCATACTTGGAAGCCCTCGTAAGGGAGGGAATACGGATATTATTATCGACGAACTGCTTAAAGGCGCTGAATCAGCAGGTGCAGAGGTTGAGAAGGTACATCTTAACAAGCTTAATATACGCTACTGCACAGGATGCGATAAGTGCAGAGACAATAACTTTAAGGGCTTTTGCTCTCTTAAGGATGACATGACGCCGGTTTTATATAAGCAGTTTCTTGAATGTGATGTTCTTATAGTCGGCTTCCCGATTTACACAGGGAGGGAATCGGCAGTTCTCGCAAATTATCATGACAGGCTTTACGGGCTGGGGAGTTTCCCGTGGGTGTTCGAGGGGAAAAAGAGAAGGGGGGCTCTTGTGGTGACATGGGGTGCTCCGAATGCAAGAGCCTTTGAGCGGATTATAGATCATCATGTGAGCCTTATGTCATGGTACGGCGTGACTGTGGAAGAAGCAGTATATGGCTCAGGGTGCACAGAGAAGGGGGTAATCGCTCAGGATAAGGAAGGATTACAAAAGACATTTGAGACAGGTAAGAGACTTGTGATGGTCTGA
- a CDS encoding glycosyltransferase: MPEISVIMGVYNGERYVSEAIESILSQSYDDFEFIIVDDCSTDRTNEIIKSYNDPRIKIIRLDRNHGLAYALNIAAKESQGKYIARMDSDDISVKERFERQILFFRKNQDISVLGTSYYEIDSSGEIIGEKKFPSDDKDIKSLMIKINPFFHASIMMKKESLEEAGYYNGSLRMLEDYDLWIRMSKKCKLANLDESLIKRRYHEGNVCLTTDNAQLLAGVKLRLKYIFAGYFPAYALIHVIKPLVAYLTPQQLRKFIRKTFFKSSLYGR; encoded by the coding sequence ATGCCGGAAATAAGCGTAATAATGGGAGTATATAACGGTGAACGCTATGTAAGCGAGGCGATAGAAAGCATACTCTCGCAGAGTTATGATGATTTCGAATTTATCATAGTTGATGACTGCTCGACTGACCGTACAAACGAAATAATAAAAAGCTATAACGACCCTCGAATAAAAATCATCAGGCTGGATAGAAATCACGGGCTGGCATATGCGTTGAACATTGCCGCAAAAGAATCGCAAGGGAAATACATCGCCAGGATGGATTCAGATGATATTTCAGTGAAAGAACGATTTGAAAGACAGATATTATTCTTCAGAAAAAATCAGGATATTTCAGTTCTTGGGACATCATATTATGAGATAGATTCATCAGGGGAAATCATCGGCGAGAAAAAATTTCCATCAGATGACAAAGATATAAAAAGCCTGATGATAAAAATAAACCCATTCTTTCATGCCTCTATAATGATGAAGAAAGAATCACTTGAAGAGGCAGGCTATTATAACGGTTCACTTAGGATGCTTGAGGATTATGACCTATGGATCAGGATGTCTAAGAAATGTAAACTCGCCAATTTGGACGAATCCCTGATTAAAAGGCGCTATCATGAAGGAAACGTGTGCCTTACAACCGACAATGCACAGCTTCTTGCCGGAGTCAAACTGCGGCTTAAATACATATTCGCAGGATATTTTCCTGCTTACGCTTTAATACACGTAATAAAACCGCTCGTTGCCTATCTTACCCCTCAACAATTGAGAAAATTTATTAGAAAGACTTTCTTCAAAAGCAGCCTTTATGGTCGTTGA
- a CDS encoding RluA family pseudouridine synthase codes for MNYMNKNIKITVLNQDTGERLDSLIHSKAPELSRAAIQRLIKNGDIKVNSALSKMSHKVKAGEIITGTLPELDELSAIPEEIPINIKYEDKDLLVIDKSAGMVVHPAAGNYTGTLVNALLHHCKDLSGIGGKLRPGIVHRLDKDTSGLMIVAKNDLAHINLSKQLKDKSLTRKYFAIIHGTPPQDEGKIDKMIGRSRTDRKKMAVVKEGGREAITFYKVIERFKSHALLELTLKTGRTHQIRVHLKSIKCPVIGDSVYGKGFAESEQSLGIKIKRQALHSHFLRFIHPRTGKSFEFDSPMPDDMNDVLQILRKK; via the coding sequence ATTAATTACATGAATAAAAATATCAAAATCACTGTTTTAAACCAAGATACCGGAGAACGCCTTGACAGTTTAATACATTCAAAAGCTCCGGAGCTCTCCCGCGCTGCTATTCAGCGTCTCATAAAAAATGGAGACATAAAAGTAAACTCGGCTTTATCTAAAATGAGCCATAAGGTGAAAGCTGGAGAAATAATAACAGGAACGCTTCCCGAGCTGGACGAGCTTTCTGCAATCCCTGAAGAAATACCAATCAATATTAAATATGAGGATAAAGACCTGCTTGTAATAGACAAATCTGCCGGCATGGTTGTCCATCCCGCCGCAGGCAATTACACGGGGACATTGGTAAATGCACTACTCCATCACTGCAAGGATCTTTCCGGTATTGGAGGAAAGCTGAGGCCAGGAATCGTCCACAGATTAGACAAGGATACATCGGGGCTTATGATCGTTGCAAAAAATGATCTGGCGCACATCAATCTTTCAAAACAGCTAAAAGATAAATCCCTTACACGGAAATATTTTGCCATAATCCACGGAACTCCGCCGCAGGATGAAGGAAAGATAGATAAAATGATCGGACGAAGCCGTACGGACAGAAAGAAGATGGCAGTTGTCAAAGAAGGAGGCAGGGAAGCCATAACCTTTTACAAAGTGATTGAACGCTTTAAAAGTCACGCTCTTCTTGAGCTTACACTTAAAACCGGACGGACCCATCAGATAAGAGTGCATCTTAAAAGCATCAAATGTCCTGTAATCGGGGATTCTGTTTATGGAAAAGGATTTGCGGAATCAGAGCAGAGCTTAGGGATAAAGATCAAACGCCAGGCATTACATTCACATTTTCTGAGATTCATTCATCCCCGCACCGGCAAGTCTTTTGAGTTCGACTCACCGATGCCGGATGACATGAATGATGTACTGCAGATTCTGAGAAAAAAATAA
- a CDS encoding glycosyltransferase family 4 protein: MPDIRICSPCMGISPDSDLGGEVYERELLLRIPKYGGKLSLILPKNSKIREDMVFESINYLPISRRLRWFVSNPLYFNAIKKNYAEEGFDLLRVHSLRFIGPAAIMFRSIYGAGIPLIGHHHHIDPEVLSFVIDRRVASALDLIITVSEFSKKQIINDYGVEEDRIVAVYNGVDDKYKPFPKDPVMENKYGTNGKKVLMYIGGMKKRKNLSFLLECLAEIRNEEWLCLIFGRGEELASLKRKSAALGISNLVRFCGYLPEEEKCRVLNICDVYVFPSLLEGFGMAAVEAMACGKPVVGLNTASLPEIIDDEKTGLLSVPGDKRAYINNILLLLKDENLRQKLGNNARAKTEKCYSWDESARKVMGHYEAVTERFRKTGTDTQRP; this comes from the coding sequence ATGCCTGATATTAGAATCTGTTCCCCATGCATGGGCATTTCTCCTGATTCCGACCTTGGGGGAGAAGTTTATGAAAGAGAACTCTTATTAAGAATACCTAAATACGGCGGAAAACTCAGTCTAATACTTCCGAAGAACAGTAAAATCAGGGAAGATATGGTTTTTGAAAGCATCAATTATCTTCCAATTTCGCGACGGCTCAGATGGTTTGTTTCAAATCCACTTTATTTCAATGCCATAAAAAAAAATTATGCAGAAGAGGGCTTTGATCTGTTGCGTGTCCACTCGCTTCGGTTTATTGGTCCGGCAGCTATTATGTTCAGAAGTATTTATGGCGCAGGCATTCCGCTGATAGGGCATCATCATCATATAGACCCCGAGGTATTGAGCTTTGTCATTGACAGGAGAGTTGCCTCTGCCCTCGATCTTATCATAACTGTGAGCGAGTTTTCAAAAAAACAGATTATCAATGATTATGGAGTGGAAGAAGACAGGATTGTGGCTGTCTATAATGGTGTTGATGATAAATATAAGCCGTTTCCAAAAGATCCTGTTATGGAAAATAAATATGGGACCAATGGGAAGAAGGTTCTGATGTATATAGGGGGAATGAAGAAAAGAAAGAACCTGTCATTTCTCCTCGAGTGTCTGGCAGAGATAAGGAATGAAGAGTGGCTCTGTCTCATCTTCGGCAGAGGTGAAGAGCTTGCTTCTCTTAAGAGGAAAAGCGCAGCACTTGGGATTTCAAATCTTGTCAGATTTTGCGGCTATCTGCCTGAAGAGGAAAAATGCAGAGTTCTGAATATTTGCGATGTATATGTTTTTCCGTCACTGCTCGAGGGATTCGGGATGGCGGCTGTTGAAGCTATGGCTTGCGGAAAGCCTGTAGTGGGGCTAAATACAGCGTCGCTCCCTGAGATAATAGACGATGAGAAGACAGGGCTTTTATCTGTTCCGGGAGATAAAAGGGCTTATATAAACAATATCCTGTTGCTTTTGAAAGATGAAAATCTCAGGCAGAAATTAGGGAACAATGCAAGAGCTAAAACAGAGAAGTGTTATAGCTGGGATGAATCCGCAAGGAAGGTTATGGGCCACTATGAAGCGGTTACTGAAAGATTCAGGAAAACAGGAACAGATACTCAACGACCATAA